The following coding sequences lie in one Trichoderma breve strain T069 chromosome 1, whole genome shotgun sequence genomic window:
- a CDS encoding major facilitator superfamily domain-containing protein: MTDDISRANDLTLEAEKQRVENLEHALTNDVPKPHPAAAMDPVRRAEVEKSLKRKLDMRCSLFILIYIMNYLDRNNIGAARLKGLQKDLNLTDTQYATCLSILYVGYILMQVPSNMFINRITRPSIYIGCAMTLWGLISTLSGLANDFKDMVVIRFFLGFIEAAFLPGALLILSKWYTRRELTTRNALLFCGNLISNAFSSLVAAGVLSNMQGVLGHAAWRWLFFIEGAATMTIAISAGFILPDLPSNARGFTEEERQVAQLRMLEDVGEADMDSKEQGVFDGLIMCAKDIKVYIMMLTLTAYVVGLSFNAFFPSLTGTLGFAYVPTLLMSSPPWVFACLVSLAVSWNADRTQEKFWHITGPIIMGIIGFVISMSTLNVAARYVALFLQAGSYAGFIVFYSWISSSFPRPPAKRAVAIAMVNAFSQLGNVAGSYVWALTENGYRKSYGIVLAMFGVTIVGNVLFKMILNNLNKKLEAGEMAWEARPDVTEKTAQAEMEDLDEALRMRKGFRYLV; encoded by the exons ATGACTGACGACATCTCCCGGGCCAACGACCTGACTctcgaggccgagaagcagAGAGTTGAGAATCTCGAGCATGCCCTCACAAACGATGTGCCGAAGCCTCATCCAGCTGCGGCCATGGATCCGGTGCGGCGAGCTGAAGTCGAGAAGAGCCTCAAGCGCAAGCTTGACATGCGCTGTTCgctcttcattctcatctaCATCATGAACTACTTGGATCGCAACAACATTGGAGCGGCGCGTCTCAAGGGTCTGCAGAAGGATCTCAACCTCACCGACACCCAGTATGCGACATGTCTCAGCATTCTGTACGTTGGGTACATTCTCATGCAGGTCCCGTCCAACATGTTCATCAACCGTATCACCCGTCCGTCCATCTACATCGGCTGTGCCATGACTCTCTGGGGTCTCATCTCCACCCTGTCTGGCCTTGCCAATGATTTCAAAGACATGGTTGTCATTCGATTCTTCCTGGGCTTCATCGAGGCCGCCTTCTTGCCAGGTGCTCTGCTCATCCTGTCCAAGTGGTATACGCGCCGCGAACTCACCACCCGAAAtgccctcctcttctgtggcaatctcatctccaacgcctTCTCTTCGCTGGTGGCCGCTGGAGTGCTGTCAAACATGCAGGGCGTCTTGGGTCACGCTGCATGGAGATGGCTGTTCTTCATTGAAGGCGCTGCCACTATGACTATTGCAATCTCGGCAGGTTTCATCCTTCCTGATCTGCCTTCCAATGCTCGCGGCTTCAccgaagaggagaggcaggTCGCTCAGTTGCGTATGCTTGAGGATGTTGGTGAGGCGGATATGGATTCCAAGGAGCAGGGAGTGTTTGACGGTCTCATCATGTGCGccaaggacatcaaggtGTACATCATGATGCTGACACTGACGGCCTATGTCGTTGGTCTGTCATTCAATGCCTTCTTC CCCTCTCTGACCGGAACCCTTGGCTTCGCCTATGTTCCCACTCTCCTCATGAGCTCTCCTCCTTGGGTGTTTGCTTGTCTCGTCTCCCTCGCTGTTTCATGGAACGCCGATCGCACACAAGAAAAG TTTTGGCACATCACCGGTCCAATTATCATGGGAATCATCGGTTTCGTCATCTCCATGTCTACCCTCAACGTCGCTGCCCGCTACGTCGCACTGTTCCTGCAAGCTGGTTCCTATGCCGGCTTCATTGTCTTCTACAGTTGGATTAGCTCCTCATTCCCTCGTCCTCCCGCCAAGCGTgccgttgccattgccatggTTAACGCCTTCAGTCAGCTCGGTAACGTGGCCGGCTCTTACGTCTGGGCTCTGACCGAGAACGGATACCGCAAGAGCTACGGCATCGTTTTGGCCATGTTCGGCGTCACCATTGTCGGCAACGTCTTGTTCAAGATGATCCTTAACAACctgaacaagaagcttgagGCGGGCGAGATGGCTTGGGAGGCCAGACCAGATGTTACtgagaagacggcgcaaGCCGAGATGGAAGATTTGGACGAGGCCCTGAGGATGAGAAAGGGATTCCGATACCTTGTATAA